The genomic window GTCATGTGCAATATCTTCTTGAAGTTGATTTCTTATATACTGTTCTATTGCCTTTTTATTTCTGCCTACTGTATCTACATAATATCCTTTACACCAAAATTGTCTATTTCCATACTTATACTTTAAAT from Garciella nitratireducens DSM 15102 includes these protein-coding regions:
- a CDS encoding transposase, yielding LKYKYGNRQFWCKGYYVDTVGRNKKAIEQYIRNQLQEDIAHDQISLKEYMDPFTGEPVNKGKR